ggtttttcctatttttttatcgattatGCTGATGTTTGttactacgacctgaatgcagatctcctcaataaacttgaccgacttctgaataactgcattcgattcgtattcaacctgcgtaaatatgatcatatttcTGTTCGCACCACTACGGGATGTTAAAATAAGTGGACTGTATGCTGTTGATAGGCGCGGTTTATTCGCTTCCCAATTACAAGTTTGGATAATCCCGgacaaacaaaatgaatttaaattaacgAGTGTCGACCGTCGTCCGGTGGAGTCCGAGAGCGCAAGATGTTCTATGCCCCTCTCGCTGCGCAAGACCTTTTATGCCCCACTCGCTCCGTCGCCCCTCTCGCTCCGTCGCCCCTCTCGCTCCGTCGCCCCCCTCGCCACACCGCGCTCCGCTGCGCCGCTCACCACGATGACTCAGCCGAAATAGGCACCGCGCCGCTAGCGCGGCTGCCGAGGCTAtgttgggtttgattcccaacATGCTCCCCGGGTTGAAGTGACTTCAAGACTCTGGAAGGggacaaatattattaaaggcCCTCCTGACAGTGCCCCTTTTCGTTAGGACCTCTGCGACTCTGGAAATGCCGTCGCTGCCAGGATACACTTTGGTCACTCGCCCTAGGCTCCAAATTGAAGGAGGAAGTGCTCTATCCTTTATCAAGACGAGGGAGCCTAGCTTAAGCTCCGTCTTTGTCGAGTGCCATTTTACTTTTTGCTGAAGAAGAGCCACGTATTCTAGGGAAAAACGGTCCCAGAAATGTCGACGAATGCATTCGATTCTCTTGAAGCGTTCCAGGCGGTTGATCTTCCCAATGTCTACATCAGAATCCTGTGAATGAGGTAGAGCATTAAGTTGTCGGCCAATTAAGAAGTGGGAAGGTGTCAGTGCGGAAAAGTCAAGAGGATTTGAGGAAAGAGGAGTAAGAGGACGGGAGTTTAAAACAGCTTCTATTTGAGCGAGGCATGTAGCCATTTCCTCATAGGTAAAATGAGTGGTATGTAACAACCTTTTTAAATGGTGTTTTATGGAACGAACGGCTGCCTCCGCTAAACCGTTGAAATGGGGACTATATGCAGGaatgaatttaaattcaattccCTCAAGAGCCAATTGACCTTCAAGGTCAGATCTGGCAAGAACCTTTGATAGTTCACTCGATGTTCCGACAAAGTTTGTGCCATTGTCCGACGTGATACTTTGTGGTTTCccacgacgtgaaacaaagcgaTTGAGCGCGGCTATATAAGCTTCACTGGATAAAGCCGTAACGAGCTCGACATGACATGCTTTAGTGGCATTGCAGACAAAGATTGCCAAATAAGCTTTAATTAGCTTGCAACCTCTGCCTTTCCTGTCCGCTATCATCACTGGTCCTGCGTAATCAACGCTGCAATGTAAAAACGGATATAATAATTCAGACCGTGAAGATGGTAATTGCCCCATGATAGGTTGAGCACATTGCGCCTTGTATCTACAACAACGAACACATTTTGCCACAATGTTCTTGGCAAGGATTCTACCGCCCAAAGGCCAATAACTTTGTCTTATATTTGCTAATAAGAGCTGGGGACCagcatgtaaatattttaaatgataataatgaaaGATTAGTTTGGTAAAATGATGCTTGCTACATAATAGGATGGGATGCTTAGTATCGAAACTATACGGAGAGTTATCAAGCCTACCACCCACGCGTATGAGGTTGTTTGAGTCTAAATAAGGAGACAAGGAAATAAGTCTATTCTTATTTGGTAAGGATTTCTTGGCTTTGAGAATAGCATATTCTTCAGGAAACATTTCCAACTGAGCTTTGTGCAACAGTAAATATAATGAGGTTTTAAGTTCAGTGACTGAAAAATGACCGGTTCGTTTGTTGGATTTGTTtctaaagttataaataaatctttgtaaatatgctattgttttttgtaaataaataagattagatgtgttcttaattaaattacaaataggATCTACATTAGTACTACAACACACGACAGAACATGAAATTAACTCCGGTAGATcgtgtttttctttttgattgGGCATTTTTGGCCACAATACTTCATCTTTCAACAAGAAAGTGGGACCAGACCACCACAATGATGAATTGCTGATGGAATCGGCCTTCAGCCCGCGGGAAACAAGATCCGCCGGATTGTCTTTCGACGGTACGTAGCTCCACAAGTGACCCTCTGTACTCTCCTGAATTTCGTGAACACGGTTGCGAACGAAATGTTTTAGCTGCATTGGTGATGTTGTTAGCCACCCCAGCACAATGGTAGAGTCACACCAAAAGTGACATTTGTCAACTTGGAGAGTTAAAGAAGATAATACCTTAGTGCACAACCTTGCAGCCAATAAAGCTCCGCAAAGCTCCAAACGAGGTATCGTCATGGGCTTTATGGGCGCTACCTTACATTTAGATGTAACAAGTGTTACATTTACTGACCCTGAACGCTGCACGGACCTTATATATAAACAAGCGCCGTACGCGCTCTGTGACGCGTCTGAGAAAACGTGTATTTCGTACCGTTCACAGTTATCACTGAGAACCCAACGTGGAATTTTCAGCTGATTTAGACAAGGTAAGGTGTCAGAAAATACGATCCATGAGTCCAATATGTCTTTAGAGACTTCATCATCccattgatatttatttatccacAATTTTTGCATGAGAATTTTGGCTTCTATCACGCACGGGGACACAAGACCTAACGGGTCAAAGATCTGACTTATGACAGAAAGAATGTGTCTTTTAGTTATGGTTTTGGCGGGatgcttaatatttattgaaaacgaCAAGATATCAGAATCACAAATCCAATTGAGACCTAAAGTTTTACAGGTGTTAACTGTAGTACTGTCTGAAAGGTCTAAAATTTGATTGGAATTATTTGAAGAGGGAGAAATATGATCTAAAATTGTTTGATTATTggatttaaattttcttaagttAAATTGTGCTGATTTTAATACTGAAATGACTCCCTTGCACATACTAATGGTTTGATTTAAAGAAGTAGAGCCTCCTAAATAGTCATCCACGTAAAAATCTCTCTGAATTGACTGTTTGACGTCATCATCAAGAGCATTAGACGCTAAACTCACAAGACACTTAGTGGCCAAGTATGGAGCAGATGCCGTGCCATAAGTCACCGTATTGAGAGTGTAAGTTTTAAGAGGTTCGTTGGGATTAAAGCGAAAAATAATTTGCTGTAAATGCCGTTGAGATGGATTGAGCTCTATGGCTCTATACATTTTTTCTACATCGCCAGTAACAACATATTTATGTTGGCGAAAACGTACCAAGATGGAATATAGGTCATCTTGTACAGTTGGTCCGACCATTTGTATGTCATTTAAAGACAAACCTGAAGAAGTAGTGGCCGATGCATCGAAGACTGTACGAAGCTTGGTTGTAGAGCTTTCCTCACGGACCACGCCATGATGAGGTAAGAAGAAATTGACATTGTCACTACGGCTAAATGAAGACGGCATGTTTTCAGTCATATGACCTAAACGTTCATATTCATGCATGAACTCCATGTATCTATTTTTAAAGACAGGGTCTCTTTGAAATTTACGCTCTAATGACAAGAACCGACACTTCGCCTTTTGATAGGAATCGCCCAGGACTGAAGGATCCTTCTTCAGCGGCATAACAACGACGAAGCGCCCGTCGTCCTTACGAAAGgtgttttttatgaaactcTGTTCACACGCCTGCTCCTCAGGAGACAGGGCGTGCGTGGTTGCTACGGAATCTAATTCCCAGAAACGAGCTAAGTCTGGATCGGCCTTTTCActcaaaaaattacaaacaagaGGAGAAGTGTGTGACTTATGGCGGGCAACGTACCCTGACACCAGCCAACCCAGTTTCGTTTCATATAATTTGGGTTGATTTTTCCCCAAATCAATGGAATTATTGCATAAGACGGACCAAAATATATCGGCCCCAAGTAAGATGTCTACTGCTGACGGAGTATTAAATGAAGGGTCAGCTAGACTTATTCCTGATGGGAGgggaatattatttatgttaataaaagaAGACGGTAAAACTTTGGTAACGTGAGGTAAAATATGACAGTCCACTGGAAGTCTATATTTCTCATCATAATTGGAAATAATAGTAAGGCTGCAAGATTGTGAACTATgcgaagtattattatttatacctgtCACTGTGGTGCTCGTAGCACGTCGTGACAAACCCAGCTTACCGCAAAGGAATTCTGACACGAAGTTGGCTGTACTGCCATTATCGAGCAGTACCCGAGCTGTGTGCACGTTGCCCTTGCTGTCCACCACCCTCACGAGCGCTGTGGAAAGCAAAACAATCGGAGGAGTAGTCGTGTCCAGAACATCTGTTGAGCTAGAAAAACTATCTAAATTGCTAACTGGAAGAGATGGTTGAACGGTAGTTTCTGCCTCATGCATGTGAAGCAGCGTGCTATGCTTTTTCTTGCAATATTTACAAGGAACTAGGTTACATCTTGTTTCAATATGCCCTGGTCGTAGACAATTGAGACATACCTTAGCATCTTTAGCCTTCTGTCTACGTTCTTCAATTGAAAGAGATCTAAATGCTTCACAACTGAATAAGAAATGATTCTGATTACACATTGGGCAAGTTAaggattttttatatgtattgttatgttttttatttgtattatattgtaaatatgtattttgagtGTATTTTGTAGATGTAGGTTGattgtaatgattttttattgtatctaatgaatttttattgtgtattttagttttacttttattttcttgtaaagtTTCCAATAAATCTGCTTTGTTACTAAGAAAAGTTATGAAAATTTCTAAAGATGGAGGATTATTTAAGGTGTTTCTATGTTCTTCCCATTCCCTATGTGTAACACTATCTAACTTCTCCGCCATCATATGAATGATAAGCGTGTCCCAGTACTGAGTTGGTTGATCCAACGTCGACAACGCACgtaaatttttattagttacgtCTATAAGATGGCGTATTGCTGAACATGATTCATGTTTTATGTGTTCAACATTAAATAATGCGTGAACATGATTATTCACGAGTAACCTTTTGTTGTCGTACCTACTGCACAATAAATTCCAAGCGGCCTCGTAATTTTCTgctttaaaatctaaattatcaATAATTAATAGTGCACTACCTTTAAGTGAAGCTCGCAGATAGTGCAGCTTATTTATGTTATCTATGTCTGACCTTAAATGTATCAATGACAAATAAGTGTCCCTAAACTCAAGCCAGTTTTGATAGTGACCATGAAAAGAGGGTAAATTAATTTTTGGCAATCTAACGCAATTGGATTTGAAACCACCTGAGCGTCCATCCCCGCAACTCGCCACGGATTCATCCGGAAGTTGAGAAGACTGGTGAGGGCGAGCACCGAGTAGTCTCCGCGCCGCCGCCACGAGCTTGTAGTACTGATTCTCGAACTGCTCACGCTCCTCGCCTTCATCGTCGGGTTCCTCCGACAACATCTCGATGTCGCACTGTAATTTGTCGAAATCATCGTATAAGCTACCAAATCTGTTGAACCTTGTTTCTAAGTCTAAAAGCTGTAAACTGCTAAGTTCATTGCAACTTTCTAAAGTATGTAGGTAGTTACCAAATACTGTCAATTTAGACTTCATACAGCTACGTCGTTTAACTA
This Spodoptera frugiperda isolate SF20-4 chromosome 20, AGI-APGP_CSIRO_Sfru_2.0, whole genome shotgun sequence DNA region includes the following protein-coding sequences:
- the LOC118270442 gene encoding uncharacterized protein LOC118270442 isoform X2, which produces MADEKIAKLVKRRSCMKSKLTVFGNYLHTLESCNELSSLQLLDLETRFNRFGSLYDDFDKLQCDIEMLSEEPDDEGEEREQFENQYYKLVAAARRLLGARPHQSSQLPDESVASCGDGRSGGFKSNCVRLPKINLPSFHGHYQNWLEFRDTYLSLIHLRSDIDNINKLHYLRASLKGSALLIIDNLDFKAENYEAAWNLLCSRYDNKRLLVNNHVHALFNVEHIKHESCSAIRHLIDVTNKNLRALSTLDQPTQYWDTLIIHMMAEKLDSVTHREWEEHRNTLNNPPSLEIFITFLSNKADLLETLQENKSKTKIHNKNSLDTIKNHYNQPTSTKYTQNTYLQYNTNKKHNNTYKKSLTCPMCNQNHFLFSCEAFRSLSIEERRQKAKDAKVCLNCLRPGHIETRCNLVPCKYCKKKHSTLLHMHEAETTVQPSLPVSNLDSFSSSTDVLDTTTPPIVLLSTALVRVVDSKGNVHTARVLLDNGSTANFVSEFLCES
- the LOC118270442 gene encoding uncharacterized protein LOC118270442 isoform X1; translation: MADEKIAKLVKRRSCMKSKLTVFGNYLHTLESCNELSSLQLLDLETRFNRFGSLYDDFDKLQCDIEMLSEEPDDEGEEREQFENQYYKLVAAARRLLGARPHQSSQLPDESVASCGDGRSGGFKSNCVRLPKINLPSFHGHYQNWLEFRDTYLSLIHLRSDIDNINKLHYLRASLKGSALLIIDNLDFKAENYEAAWNLLCSRYDNKRLLVNNHVHALFNVEHIKHESCSAIRHLIDVTNKNLRALSTLDQPTQYWDTLIIHMMAEKLDSVTHREWEEHRNTLNNPPSLEIFITFLSNKADLLETLQENKSKTKIHNKNSLDTIKNHYNQPTSTKYTQNTYLQYNTNKKHNNTYKKSLTCPMCNQNHFLFSCEAFRSLSIEERRQKAKDAKVCLNCLRPGHIETRCNLVPCKYCKKKHSTLLHMHEAETTVQPSLPVSNLDSFSSSTDVLDTTTPPIVLLSTALVRVVDSKGNVHTARVLLDNGSTANFVSEFLCGF